The sequence CTACTTTTTTATTGCTGCTCAGCAGGGTGACCAAAGTGCGGCCCCTGGAATGATTTTGTGTGGCCCTGAGTGCAATTCAAGAATGTTACATATTTGGTTcgagcaaaaataaaaagttagatTCAACACAAAGTGTTAATTTTTTCATAATGAtgctttttgctttctttttaattttgtaatAAATAGGACCACAAATATCCAGCGACTTTTACCCAAAAGCCtgcattaattttaaatattaaactagGCTAAATATGGCATAGAGAATAAAAATCCTGTTGTTGCTGAGAATATGCGGCGTTGGCTCTTCGGTAACTGACGATTCTGCTGATCTCCAGTTTTTTGCTTATTGTTGGGCTTTTATCTGGTTTCTTCCAGCTCTGAGCCGTCGTCCTACGTGAGGCAGCTGAACCTGCCTCAGTCACGGGAGCGAGGGGGGAGACAGCTGAAGAGGAAACGCAGCCCCAGCCCGACACCAACATGCAGGTGAGCAAAGATCCTGCCCAAACCATACCCTGATTGGTGCTTTTTCGGGTAATCTTGTAGAAACTGATGAATTTAAACGtctaaaatacaacattttacgtttgtttttatctttaacaGTGTGAAGAATGTAAGTATTTAGTTATTCTCTGATCCCTGCACTAGATACCCACTCAGTGTTTGTTCTTTCTATAGTCATACTAAGACACCAGGAGAGTCCCTGGCTGAGAAAATGGAGGATGATGATAAACTACCAGAGTCTCACCTGATGACCTCTGCAGAGCCTCCTGAGCCTCAAACTGCCTCCCCGCACTCTGCAGCCAAAGGCCAGGCCAGGACCTGGTGGATGATGGATGCTCCAGAGCTGGAGGCGGACAAAAGATCGTCCCCTGGTTCTCCATCTGGTCGCTTACGCTGGAACTTCAGCACCATCCCATTCCCAGACCTGGGCTCCACCAGCCGGCCCCGCTGCATGGTACCTGTGGACACTTCGCTGCTTCCCAGGGATGTAACGGTTGGAGTCTGTGATTTGGACTCCTGGATGCGGAAAATAAACCTGCGGAAGgtgaaaatgtctgtgaagGAGCAACAGAGGGAGAAACACAGACggcggtgggatgtaaacaaaGACAGAGAGGTAAAATCACCCAAAGGAAGGAATAAAGCGGAAGCATTTAGTGTTTCTGTGGATCTAATTCTCAGGTCTGTCAGGTTCAAAGGTGCAGAAACTGGGCGGAGTACCATGAGTTGCTGGCCCGGCGGCAGGCGAAGCGGCAAGGCCGACCAGCTCACTTGTGGAACAGGGAAGTTAAACCTTTACACGACCCAACTCAGCCAATCTCCACCGGTAAGTTGGTGCTGGACTCGTATTGTGATCTGAGAGGCTTTTGAAGCCGGTTACAAACTAAGAAGATGAtatctgtgttttctttcagcTGAGCTGCTGGAGAAAATCAGTGTAGTTAAATCTACCAATCTGCTGGAGGGAGCGTCCAGGTACCACtgagaaaatgtttcttttaaaggGCTGATGAGATGTTTGGTATATTAACTCCTGACAGCACAAAGTACCTGAGGCGCCGTCAGTCCAAAACATGTTATTTCATTCTTAGTCTCCTTTAGAGCCGCTTTAGTCAGTGCagtgaaagaaaatctgtgttGATGCTCTGCAAGAGAAGATTAAAAGGGGAATGAAAGCATTTGGTTTCCAGATAAGATGTTTGGTGATTTGCATCCTAAACATCTAAACACTCCCTGTTATCACTGACCGTCAGatgccccttgaacttttaccactttttctttctgctcttggtggaggaggacgctttttctctgtctcccgcacccctcccatatctgccctgcttcagctctgtgtcttgtcttctttttcgagcctctttttgcatatcttccaaattcttagttatggatttggtcagctggtctctcaatgcaactgatcaaattttctcgaggagaagacagggtggaggagagcccaacttgtccgggctggacgtttttctccggatacacgatggactcctggcagaagtggaggattgtgtgtttgtcgataatgtcagtcgaggatgtggaagatatgtatatagttggatgtttgatatcaggatttctgctttttggagtcggcggttacctggcatatcgagaaattcagaaaatgtcagcATCTGTTCTGgtcattgtaaggctgcctggcatgtatgatgggatcttcagagcgatcaacactcagactgagatgttacgtgagctgaatcgcagactggatgtgatccttatacaggatggcaggcaggttgcggttcctggactcaggggtgaaatggtataaatcttggagaaagttgttcgctcggatctggcagaaagaccaggaatttggctgtttggattcgcctttgagaagcaccagcaagactctcaaggctgacggaaaattaagagtcagcctaacccaaataattattgtttttctgaatctggctcccctgcacggccttgatggctggctatcttcaacttctcctggaagttatgtaaacatgacgctctgctccctctgctccctcccttccctgaagacatctgtggacctgctcagaactttgtggccggttgatgaacatcccaacgtaccatcaaggacaatggcctctgtgacagtgcttcatggactcacttgcacacacacacacacacacacacatgctcaagataaacatatgcaccccctcacaccaccttcaccgttcccagcatgatgttgttttgtcaacttgttgcttctttgtgctgaggttttttacaatctcaaactgtatcctgctgaggataaagtgtgaaatatgatttttttccctctacttacctaatgtggcctcttttctcatctaacaagggcagcgcctgtgagtgggcagcaaagcctcggtgacccgtccccccttgtcttgtgtcatgatgtatgtttggatgggttgtactggacttctaatttcccctcggggatcaataaagtatctttgaattgaatttaattgaattttgcCAAATTCTGAAGAATGAGGTGTGAATTTTGTTTTCAGCTGCCCCCTGAGTGCATGCATCTCTTTTTAAACCACCTTTAGATGCGAttacagcttcaagtcttttggggtctatttctaccagctttgcacacagAGAGactgtttttgccttttctactttgcaaaatacctcaagTTCAATCATATTGGATGGGAAGGAACATCACTAGTCAATTCTTGTCACAGGTTTtcatttggactttgactggaccattcccGACACATGCATATGCCCCAGTCTCTAGTCTGCTTCtgcatctaacaggttttcttccaaaaagttcagttagCTTGAGCCCTCTTGGCAGCTTTTGtaaataatgctctccttactgtcagtttagatagacctccatgtcttggtaggtcttcAGTTGGTCCATGCTCTCTCCatgtccagatgatggattggacAGAGCTCTATATTGTTgaagaacc is a genomic window of Girardinichthys multiradiatus isolate DD_20200921_A chromosome X, DD_fGirMul_XY1, whole genome shotgun sequence containing:
- the LOC124862338 gene encoding tRNA-splicing endonuclease subunit Sen54-like isoform X2 produces the protein MADQNKTGGAENFYNEILSPCELFAARSRSHKIPARGQKDFYPDDSEEQRQRLQQSLDEHWNLIAEERVERLGNLVKATWVPSDQIVELQTPAGKFWQTMGFSAEGKQYLLPEEALYLMECGNLLVFHQDLPLSIQDGYEMFLSSDAMSLQQYQVFGHLKRLGYVVHRFDPSSEPSSYVRQLNLPQSRERGGRQLKRKRSPSPTPTCSHTKTPGESLAEKMEDDDKLPESHLMTSAEPPEPQTASPHSAAKGQARTWWMMDAPELEADKRSSPGSPSGRLRWNFSTIPFPDLGSTSRPRCMVPVDTSLLPRDVTVGVCDLDSWMRKINLRKVKMSVKEQQREKHRRRWDVNKDREVQRCRNWAEYHELLARRQAKRQGRPAHLWNREVKPLHDPTQPISTAELLEKISVVKSTNLLEGASSFDGPVPDLRVIKQLAFQSGNVPIVYAVVDYGDISFYTFKDFQLPRDVYA